One genomic segment of Cellulophaga sp. HaHaR_3_176 includes these proteins:
- the mscL gene encoding large-conductance mechanosensitive channel protein MscL, with translation MLKEFKEFAMKGNLVDIAVAFVMGAAFNKVVASFTGGIVSPIIGLIFNANFKDLKYIMKPGTLNDAGETVGEVALLYGDFMTNIIDFVIVAFVMFMVVKGVNNMKKPKEEAPAAPAGPTQEELLAQIRDLLKK, from the coding sequence ATGTTAAAAGAATTTAAAGAATTTGCCATGAAAGGCAATTTGGTAGATATCGCTGTAGCTTTTGTTATGGGTGCTGCCTTTAACAAAGTTGTTGCTTCTTTCACAGGAGGTATCGTATCACCAATAATTGGATTGATTTTCAATGCAAATTTCAAAGACTTAAAGTACATTATGAAGCCAGGAACTTTAAATGATGCTGGAGAAACAGTAGGTGAAGTAGCTCTTTTATACGGAGATTTCATGACTAATATTATTGACTTTGTAATCGTTGCATTTGTAATGTTTATGGTTGTTAAAGGTGTTAACAATATGAAAAAACCAAAAGAAGAAGCTCCAGCTGCGCCAGCAGGACCAACACAAGAAGAACTTCTTGCTCAGATTAGAGATTTGTTGAAAAAATAA
- a CDS encoding HopJ type III effector protein has product MKIEDFKNKLRNTPDQVEFTETMATIEANYDFTPTAFKNGELNNASDENSGSCKLFALAKKQNFTKEETLACFGTYYFNDVLKDPTGAGHQNIRNFMKTGLGGLSFEGEALVEKK; this is encoded by the coding sequence ATGAAAATAGAAGATTTTAAAAATAAGCTACGTAATACTCCAGATCAAGTTGAATTTACTGAAACAATGGCAACTATTGAGGCGAATTATGATTTTACGCCTACAGCTTTTAAAAATGGAGAACTGAACAATGCAAGCGACGAAAATTCTGGTTCTTGTAAATTGTTTGCTTTAGCAAAAAAGCAGAATTTTACAAAAGAGGAAACATTAGCTTGCTTTGGTACATATTATTTTAATGACGTTTTAAAAGATCCAACGGGAGCAGGACACCAAAACATTCGTAACTTTATGAAAACTGGTTTAGGTGGTCTTTCTTTTGAGGGGGAAGCTTTAGTCGAAAAAAAATAA
- a CDS encoding thymidine kinase: MFLENTVNPKEQFGWIEVICGSMFSGKTEELIRRLKRAQFAKQKVEIFKPQVDTRYHDEMVVSHDANEIRSTPVPAAANIRLLADGCDVVGIDEAQFFDDEIVSVCNDLANKGIRVLVAGLDMDFKGNPFGPMPALMATAEYVTKVHAICTRTGNLANYSFRKSTNDKLVLLGETEAYEPLSRAAFYKAMLREKVKDIDVTVDEIKDANKKT; encoded by the coding sequence ATGTTTCTCGAAAATACAGTTAACCCTAAAGAACAATTTGGCTGGATCGAAGTTATCTGCGGTTCAATGTTTTCTGGTAAGACAGAGGAACTGATAAGAAGACTTAAAAGAGCTCAGTTTGCAAAACAAAAGGTAGAAATTTTTAAACCTCAAGTCGATACGCGTTATCATGACGAGATGGTTGTTTCTCATGATGCCAACGAAATTAGATCTACACCAGTACCTGCAGCTGCAAATATTCGCCTTTTGGCAGATGGTTGCGATGTTGTTGGTATTGACGAAGCTCAATTTTTTGATGATGAAATAGTATCTGTCTGTAATGACCTTGCTAATAAAGGTATTCGTGTGCTTGTTGCTGGTTTAGATATGGATTTTAAAGGAAACCCTTTTGGACCAATGCCTGCTTTAATGGCTACCGCTGAATACGTTACAAAAGTACATGCCATTTGCACTCGCACTGGTAACTTAGCCAATTATAGTTTTCGAAAATCTACCAATGATAAATTGGTGCTTTTAGGCGAAACAGAAGCTTATGAACCTTTAAGTAGAGCTGCTTTTTACAAAGCCATGTTACGTGAAAAAGTTAAAGATATTGATGTTACTGTCGATGAAATAAAAGACGCTAATAAAAAAACCTGA
- a CDS encoding DoxX family protein: MKFIKVLYWIGTVLLTAIMLFSIQMYILNNEAIQGAFKGLGYPTYLVYPLAFAKILGLIAILGNFSKKLKEWAYAGFFFDVVLAFFAHIAANDGQFLFALLAFIGLIISYFAGKKARP, encoded by the coding sequence ATGAAATTTATAAAAGTATTATATTGGATTGGTACAGTTTTGTTAACCGCAATAATGTTGTTCTCAATTCAAATGTATATTCTTAATAACGAAGCAATTCAAGGCGCTTTTAAAGGCTTAGGTTATCCCACATATCTTGTTTATCCATTAGCTTTTGCTAAAATATTAGGCCTTATTGCTATTTTAGGTAATTTCTCAAAAAAATTAAAAGAATGGGCTTACGCAGGTTTTTTCTTTGATGTGGTATTAGCCTTTTTCGCACACATTGCAGCAAATGACGGGCAGTTTTTATTTGCATTATTAGCGTTCATCGGATTAATAATTTCTTATTTTGCGGGCAAAAAGGCAAGACCGTAA
- a CDS encoding carboxymuconolactone decarboxylase family protein, with translation MALVQPLDPNHDNETKELAEFFNETLGFCPNSVLTMQHRPAISKAFINLNKAVMANEGRVTSALKRMIAWVSSNVTGCRYCQAHAIRAAERYGAEQEQLDNIWEYRTHAAFSEAERAALDFSLQASQVPNGVDAEIKERLYQYWNEGEIVEMLGVISLFGYLNRWNDSMGTTIENGAVESADQYLGKTGWEKGKHDGSQY, from the coding sequence ATGGCATTAGTACAACCTTTAGATCCGAATCATGATAATGAAACTAAAGAATTAGCAGAATTCTTTAATGAAACACTAGGTTTTTGTCCGAACTCGGTATTAACCATGCAACACAGACCGGCAATTTCTAAAGCTTTTATAAATTTAAATAAAGCTGTAATGGCTAATGAAGGTAGAGTAACATCTGCCTTAAAACGTATGATTGCTTGGGTTAGTAGTAATGTTACTGGCTGCCGTTATTGCCAAGCACATGCCATCAGAGCCGCAGAACGCTACGGAGCAGAGCAAGAGCAATTAGATAATATTTGGGAATACAGAACTCATGCTGCTTTCTCTGAGGCAGAACGTGCTGCATTAGATTTTTCATTGCAAGCATCTCAAGTACCTAATGGTGTTGATGCCGAAATAAAAGAACGTTTATACCAGTATTGGAATGAAGGTGAAATTGTAGAAATGCTAGGAGTTATTTCTCTTTTTGGCTATTTAAATAGGTGGAATGATTCTATGGGAACCACTATAGAAAATGGCGCTGTTGAAAGTGCGGATCAATATTTAGGAAAAACAGGCTGGGAGAAAGGCAAACACGATGGATCGCAGTATTAA
- a CDS encoding two-component system response regulator, whose protein sequence is MALNICIIDDDLVSQFATQYKLGQSDVSCSISTYDNAKDFLSILSNQPDSMPDIILLDLVMPEMDGWEFLEEFEKKFKNVNNLKIYAISAFGNSKDRERIKNHALVCGYFDKPLSKVNVDIIFNSFI, encoded by the coding sequence ATGGCTTTAAACATTTGCATAATTGATGATGATTTAGTCTCGCAATTTGCAACGCAATATAAATTAGGACAATCAGATGTTTCTTGCTCTATAAGCACATATGATAATGCCAAAGATTTTTTAAGCATACTATCTAATCAACCAGATAGTATGCCTGATATTATACTTTTAGATCTTGTGATGCCAGAGATGGATGGTTGGGAGTTTCTAGAAGAATTTGAAAAAAAATTTAAAAATGTGAACAATCTTAAAATTTATGCAATTTCCGCTTTTGGTAATTCAAAAGATAGAGAGCGTATAAAAAATCACGCTTTAGTTTGTGGTTACTTTGATAAACCATTATCAAAAGTTAATGTAGATATAATTTTCAATTCCTTTATTTAA
- the alr gene encoding alanine racemase, whose translation MSKAQQTVLEINLKSLEHNYTYLRSKLKPSTKFMGVVKAYAYGSDSVKLSQKLVALGAEYLAVAYAEEGVVLRDAGIKVPILVLHAQTVSFDTIIDKCLEPTIYSERILKGFVIAAKNKGQKNYPIHLKFNTGLNRLGFDESDITSIIAHLNQTDAVKVTSIFSHLAASEDLNEKEFTVNQIHKFQKIITKIDNALPYATFKHLANTSGILNYPEAHFDLVRSGIGINGFGNDQSEDQKLIPIATLKTNISQIHHLAANESVGYNRAYTSNKKIVSATLPIGHADGIGRIYGNGNGFVSINGKTAHIIGNTCMDMIMVDVTDIECNEGDEVIIFGPSSSATKLAEQARTISYELITGISQRVKRVFVEK comes from the coding sequence ATGTCTAAGGCACAACAAACCGTTCTAGAAATAAATTTAAAATCTTTAGAACACAACTATACATATTTACGAAGCAAGCTTAAACCAAGCACCAAATTTATGGGTGTTGTAAAAGCATATGCTTATGGCAGTGATTCTGTAAAACTTTCGCAAAAATTGGTTGCTTTAGGCGCTGAATATTTAGCAGTTGCTTATGCTGAAGAAGGTGTTGTTTTGCGTGATGCAGGTATAAAAGTACCCATACTTGTTTTACATGCACAAACAGTAAGCTTTGACACTATTATTGACAAATGTTTAGAACCTACCATATACTCTGAACGTATTTTAAAAGGCTTTGTAATTGCTGCTAAAAATAAAGGCCAGAAAAATTATCCGATACATTTAAAATTTAATACTGGATTAAACAGATTAGGTTTTGATGAAAGTGACATTACGAGTATCATAGCCCACTTGAACCAAACCGATGCTGTAAAAGTGACTTCTATCTTTTCTCATTTAGCGGCTTCTGAAGATTTAAATGAAAAAGAATTTACAGTAAATCAAATACATAAATTTCAAAAAATAATTACCAAAATTGATAATGCTTTACCTTATGCTACTTTTAAGCATTTGGCAAATACATCTGGTATTTTAAATTACCCAGAAGCACATTTTGATTTAGTCAGAAGTGGAATTGGTATAAATGGGTTTGGAAATGATCAATCAGAAGATCAAAAATTAATTCCGATAGCCACTTTAAAAACAAACATATCGCAAATACACCATCTAGCCGCTAACGAAAGTGTTGGTTATAACAGAGCATATACTTCAAATAAAAAAATTGTGAGCGCGACATTACCTATTGGGCATGCTGATGGTATTGGTAGAATTTATGGGAATGGGAATGGTTTTGTTTCTATAAACGGAAAAACGGCTCATATTATTGGCAATACCTGTATGGATATGATTATGGTTGATGTAACTGATATTGAATGTAATGAAGGAGATGAAGTTATCATTTTTGGGCCAAGCTCGAGTGCTACTAAATTAGCTGAGCAAGCTAGGACTATTTCCTACGAATTAATTACAGGCATTTCTCAGAGGGTAAAGCGCGTATTCGTTGAAAAATAA
- the recJ gene encoding single-stranded-DNA-specific exonuclease RecJ: MRWTIKAKPEEQKIKELAKALNVDDLVAQLLVQRGVNTYEEAKLFFRPELEHLHDPFLMKDMDIAVARIETAINEGENILVFGDYDVDGTTAVALMSSYLLSFYPNVATYIPDRYAEGYGVSYKGIDFAEDNNFSLIIALDCGVKAVDKVAYAKEKGVDFIICDHHRPGDTLPDAIAILDPKRSDCNYPYDELCGCGVGFKLIQALGSRQGETIEDLIPYLDLVATAIGADIVPITGENRVLAYYGLKVINTNPRAGFKAIISQINKTILTITDVVFIIAPRINAAGRMEHGQHAVNLLTETNLTQAEEFAAGIEKFNSDRKGLDKEITEEALLQIVENKEEEGFTSVVYKDTWHKGVIGIVASRLIETYYRPTLVFTKSGDKLAASARSVKGFDVYNALEGCAEFIEQFGGHKYAAGLTLSEDQYSSFKAQFEKVVSETIDPELLIPEIGIDLQMDLKDITPKLMRIINQFAPFGPGNMTPIFMTDNLKDTGYAKGVGEDGKHLKFTVAQNGSPTIGGIGFNLGDKLSIVSNKKPFSAVFNIDENEWQGTVSLQLKLKDIK; the protein is encoded by the coding sequence ATGCGCTGGACTATAAAAGCCAAACCCGAAGAGCAAAAAATTAAAGAACTTGCAAAAGCTTTAAATGTTGATGATTTAGTAGCTCAGCTATTAGTTCAAAGAGGTGTCAACACTTACGAAGAGGCAAAGTTGTTTTTTCGACCAGAGCTAGAGCATTTACATGATCCTTTCTTGATGAAGGATATGGATATTGCGGTAGCGCGTATAGAAACGGCAATTAATGAAGGAGAGAATATTCTAGTTTTTGGCGATTATGATGTAGATGGTACCACAGCGGTAGCCTTAATGTCTTCGTATTTATTATCTTTTTATCCCAATGTGGCTACCTATATTCCAGATAGATATGCAGAAGGTTATGGCGTGTCTTACAAAGGAATTGATTTTGCAGAGGATAATAACTTCTCTTTAATAATTGCCTTAGATTGCGGGGTAAAAGCAGTAGATAAAGTGGCTTATGCCAAAGAAAAGGGCGTAGATTTTATTATTTGCGACCACCATAGACCTGGTGATACCTTGCCAGACGCTATAGCTATTTTGGATCCTAAGAGAAGCGATTGTAATTATCCGTATGATGAACTCTGCGGGTGTGGGGTAGGCTTTAAATTGATACAAGCTTTGGGTTCTAGGCAAGGAGAAACTATTGAAGATTTAATTCCTTATTTAGATTTAGTAGCTACGGCTATTGGAGCAGATATTGTGCCTATTACGGGTGAAAATAGGGTGTTGGCCTATTATGGCTTAAAAGTAATTAACACTAACCCACGTGCAGGTTTTAAGGCGATTATAAGCCAGATTAATAAAACAATTTTAACCATTACAGATGTTGTATTTATTATAGCCCCGCGAATAAATGCGGCAGGTAGAATGGAACACGGACAGCATGCTGTAAACCTATTAACAGAAACCAATTTAACACAGGCAGAAGAGTTTGCTGCCGGTATCGAAAAATTTAATTCTGATAGAAAAGGGTTAGATAAGGAGATTACCGAGGAAGCTTTGTTACAGATAGTTGAAAACAAAGAAGAAGAAGGTTTTACATCTGTTGTTTATAAAGATACTTGGCATAAAGGTGTAATAGGTATTGTAGCGTCAAGGTTAATAGAAACATATTACAGACCTACATTAGTTTTTACAAAAAGTGGCGATAAGTTAGCGGCATCAGCACGTTCTGTAAAAGGTTTTGATGTATACAACGCCTTAGAGGGGTGTGCTGAATTTATTGAGCAGTTTGGAGGGCATAAATATGCTGCCGGACTTACTTTATCAGAAGATCAGTATAGCAGTTTTAAAGCTCAGTTTGAAAAAGTAGTTTCAGAAACTATCGATCCTGAATTGTTAATTCCTGAAATAGGAATTGATTTGCAAATGGATTTGAAAGATATTACGCCAAAATTAATGCGCATTATCAATCAATTTGCGCCTTTTGGACCAGGAAATATGACGCCTATTTTTATGACAGATAATTTAAAAGATACTGGTTATGCTAAAGGTGTTGGTGAAGATGGTAAACATTTAAAGTTTACAGTTGCTCAAAATGGATCGCCTACAATAGGTGGTATTGGTTTTAATTTAGGTGATAAATTAAGTATTGTATCAAATAAAAAACCTTTTAGCGCTGTTTTTAATATTGATGAAAATGAATGGCAAGGTACCGTCAGTTTGCAGTTGAAACTTAAGGATATTAAATAG
- a CDS encoding OsmC family protein: protein MSTTNHISTKWLDNMTFESTNPSGHSLKIDIAREDGGDGNGYRPKALMLSSLAGCSGLDIAALIKKMKLDVEEFHIETIANLTDEHPKFYDKVAVEYHFHGANLKEDKLQRAVDLSVEKYCGVMEMFRQFADVEIKTFFHNK from the coding sequence ATGAGCACTACAAATCATATTTCAACAAAGTGGTTAGATAACATGACTTTTGAAAGTACAAACCCTTCAGGTCATTCATTAAAAATAGATATAGCTAGAGAAGACGGTGGCGATGGTAATGGGTACAGACCCAAAGCACTTATGCTTTCTTCATTAGCTGGTTGTTCTGGTTTAGACATTGCTGCTTTGATAAAAAAAATGAAGTTAGATGTAGAAGAGTTTCATATTGAAACGATTGCAAATTTAACTGATGAGCACCCAAAATTTTATGATAAAGTTGCTGTAGAATACCATTTTCATGGAGCAAATTTAAAAGAAGATAAGCTGCAAAGAGCGGTAGATTTATCTGTGGAAAAATATTGTGGTGTTATGGAAATGTTTCGTCAGTTTGCAGATGTAGAAATTAAAACTTTTTTTCATAATAAATAG
- the rsmI gene encoding 16S rRNA (cytidine(1402)-2'-O)-methyltransferase has translation MGKLYIVPTPIGNLEDITLRAIRVLKEADLILAEDTRTSGKLLHHLEIGTQMQSHHMHNEHKTVDTIVKRILAGETIALISDAGTPAISDPGFLLTRACVEHNIEVDCLPGATAFVPALVNSGLPNDKFVFEGFLPVKKGRQTRLKLLGEETRTIIFYESPHKLAKTLGHFVEYFGADRQVSVSRELTKLYEETIRGTAEEVLKHYTDKPPKGEIVIVVAGKK, from the coding sequence ATGGGAAAACTCTATATCGTACCAACACCAATAGGCAATTTAGAAGATATTACACTAAGAGCTATCCGTGTATTAAAAGAAGCAGATTTAATTCTTGCTGAAGATACTCGAACTAGTGGTAAGCTTTTACACCATTTAGAGATTGGTACACAAATGCAAAGCCACCATATGCATAACGAGCATAAAACGGTAGATACTATTGTAAAACGAATTCTTGCAGGCGAAACTATAGCTCTTATATCAGATGCAGGTACACCTGCCATTTCTGACCCTGGGTTTTTATTAACTCGCGCATGTGTAGAACACAATATTGAGGTCGATTGTTTACCTGGTGCAACAGCATTTGTACCGGCACTTGTAAATAGTGGTTTACCTAATGATAAGTTTGTTTTTGAAGGTTTTTTACCCGTAAAAAAAGGCCGTCAAACAAGGTTGAAATTGTTAGGAGAAGAAACTAGAACCATAATTTTTTACGAATCGCCGCATAAATTAGCAAAAACACTAGGTCATTTTGTAGAATATTTTGGAGCAGACAGGCAGGTTTCCGTTTCTCGTGAATTGACAAAACTATACGAAGAAACGATTAGAGGTACTGCTGAAGAAGTATTAAAACATTATACAGATAAGCCACCAAAAGGAGAAATTGTAATTGTAGTAGCAGGAAAAAAATAA